In one window of Mytilus trossulus isolate FHL-02 chromosome 7, PNRI_Mtr1.1.1.hap1, whole genome shotgun sequence DNA:
- the LOC134727083 gene encoding cytochrome P450 1A1-like, translating into MVDFLNQSNVTLTCVFIFTLIIIGVYRRRIRSKDQPPGPWGLPFVGYLPFFSKNPPRKCAQLAKTYGDIFCIQLGSWPTIVLNSRAAIREALVEQSDTFSDRPDFFSCKVVNNMRSLGFGSYNARWRLHSKIASTVLCEFASPNKPTTEKIIMMEAEKLAKYFLENTHTPFDPHEEIFLAVGSVVYQICCGMGKDCRNDKGYLNLIKNTKMMQEFVGAGNPIDVMPWLRYVIPSKAKRFVEILQTLMVSTDAVMKEHIETFDQKNLRDVADGLIFAEKKYCRNPTKNQEITKSDIFSTLQDFLGAGFDTSSSNLEWIILYLGHYQHIQEKVQEEIDSVIGTRSVSLDDIGKLPFTEATILETQRISPVVPIGIPHATSKDTVLRNYRINRGTVVLCNFYGTTRDSKVWKDPEIFKPERFLNDLGLINSSLENELLTFGVGRRRCPGDFIAKMELFLFVVNIFQKCRIKLISEANFEGIFGLTYSPRSYTIKVFKR; encoded by the coding sequence ATGGTTGACTTTTTAAATCAAAGTAACGTTACTCTCACGTGTGTGTTTATATTTACTTTGATAATTATTGGAGTTTATCGTAGACGCATACGATCAAAGGATCAACCTCCAGGACCATGGGGACTTCCATTTGTGGGATATCTTCCATTTTTTAGCAAAAATCCACCAAGGAAGTGTGCGCAGCTAGCCAAGACGTACGGTGATATATTTTGCATTCAATTGGGTAGCTGGCCAACTATAGTGTTAAATAGTAGAGCGGCAATTCGGGAAGCATTAGTAGAACAATCAGACACATTTTCAGATAGACCAGACTTTTTTTCGTGTAAAGTTGTAAACAATATGCGAAGCCTCGGTTTTGGGTCCTACAACGCAAGATGGCGTTTGCATAGTAAAATAGCTTCAACTGTACTTTGTGAATTTGCATCCCCGAATAAACCTACAACTGAGAAAATTATAATGATGGAAGCAGAAAAACttgcaaaatattttctggAAAATACACATACACCTTTTGATCCTCATGAGGAAATCTTTCTTGCAGTAGGGagtgttgtatatcaaatatgcTGTGGAATGGGCAAAGATTGTAGGAACGACAAAGGCTATTTAAATTTGATCAAAAACACCAAAATGATGCAAGAATTTGTCGGTGCTGGAAATCCAATAGATGTAATGCCTTGGTTGCGATATGTTATTCCTAGTAAAGCTAAAAGATTTGTAGAAATTCTTCAAACGCTGATGGTATCTACTGATGCGGTTATGAAAGAACATATAGAGACATTTGATCAGAAAAACCTTAGAGATGTTGCAGATGGTCTTATATTTGCGGAGAAGAAATATTGTAGAAACCCGACAAAGAACCAAGAGATTACAAAGAGTGATATATTCTCAACACTACAAGATTTCCTTGGTGCAGGGTTCGATACGTCATCATCAAACCTCGAAtggattattttatatttaggacATTACCAACATATTCAAGAAAAAGTTCAAGAAGAAATTGATTCTGTAATCGGTACCAGGAGTGTAAGTTTAGATGATATTGGTAAGTTACCGTTTACAGAAGCGACAATTCTGGAGACTCAAAGGATATCGCCAGTAGTTCCTATAGGAATACCTCATGCAACATCCAAGGACACCGTACTTAGAAATTATAGGATAAACAGGGGAACTGTAGTGCTTTGTAATTTCTATGGGACAACTAGAGACTCAAAAGTATGGAAAgatcctgaaattttcaaaccCGAAAGATTTTTAAATGATCTAGGTTTAATTAATTCATCCTTGGAAAATGAACTATTGACATTTGGTGTTGGACGTCGACGTTGCCCAGGAgattttattgcaaaaatggaactgtttttatttgttgttaataTATTCCAAAAATGTAGGATCAAATTAATTTCGGAAGCAAACTTTGAAGGGATCTTTGGTCTTACATACAGTCCTAGATCCTATACAATTAAAGTCTTCAAAAGGTGA
- the LOC134725187 gene encoding membrane protein BRI3-like yields MSDQPPPYAEREGLQGQANRAYGAIPPPAGAYNDPHQKPAGAYDPRYPRDPSQGYNPTTYPPQPAGYAGPPPGQGYPAGGYTGPAGYHGQSSSSQQQIIVQQQPPTQVVVVGGCPACRVGVLEEDYTCLGVLCAILFFPLGLLCCLAMRQRRCPNCGAVFD; encoded by the exons ATGTCTGACCAACCTCCACCATATGCAGAAAGGGAGGGTCTTCAAGGTCAAG CCAATAGAGCCTATGGTGCCATTCCACCTCCGGCAGGGGCATACAATGACCCTCATCAAAAACCAGCTGGGGCTTATGATCCACGATACCCTAGAGACCCATCACAGGGGTACAACCCTACAACATATCCCCCACAACCAGCTGGATATGCTGGACCTCCTCCAGGACAAGGATATCCTGCTGGAGGATATACAGGGCCAGCTGGATATCATGGTCAAAGTTCATCGTCACAGCAACAGATTATAGTACAACAGCAACCACCCACACAAGTAGTGGTAGTTGGAGGTTGTCCTGCATGTAGG GTGGGAGTGTTAGAAGAAGATTACACCTGTCTAGGAGTGTTGTGTGCCATATTGTTTTTCCCATTAGGACTTTTGTGTTGTTTAGCAATGAGACAAAGAAGATGTCCAAATTGTGGGGCAGTTTTTGATTGA